A single window of Pseudomonas lutea DNA harbors:
- the recB gene encoding exodeoxyribonuclease V subunit beta encodes MSDAQQPLALRFPLKGSQLIEASAGTGKTFTISALYLRLVLGHGNETSGFGRELLPPQILVVTFTDAATKELRDRIRTRLAEAARYFRGEIQAPDALIVGLRDEFSAEQWPGCASRLDIAAQWMDEAAVSTIHSWCQRMLREHAFDSGSLFTQSLETDHSDLLGEVLRDYWRKFCYPMSGDALMWVREHWGGPAALLPKVRALLGTERGAVTQTPTQIIEQSIQERRELLRQLKAPWANWAAELHAICIDGVACKVVDGRKMQERYFRPWFDKLIAWANDDEQEQLDLGTGFTRLTPDGIAEAWKNNPPSHPAFEAMVELKVALDTLPTPDAAVLEHAAQWVGARFEEEKRRRAEMGFDDMLLRLDAALRGSGGERLATLIREQFPVALIDEFQDTDPVQYRIFDSIYRLEANDESTGLFLIGDPKQAIYAFRGADIYTYLRARQATTGRLHTLGTNFRSSHAMVDAVNHVFQRAETSETGRGAFLFRTAESNPVPFLAVASQGRKERLQVDGEKLAALNVWQLETDQPVSGTIYRQQLAASCASEIARLLNAGQQGQAGFVKDGEPLKQLQPADIAILVRDGKEAQAVRGELSARGVRSVYLSDKDSVFAAQEAHDVLAWLKACAEPDAERTLRAALACITLALPLAELELLNQDELAWENRVMQFRDYRRIWRTQGVLPMLRRLLHDFKLPQALIQRTDGERVLTNLLHLSELMQQAAAELDGEQALIRHLSEHLALAAQAGEEQILRLESDEQLVKVVTIHKSKGLEYPLVFLPFICSSKPVDGSRLPLHFHDADGHAQISLKPTAALVEQADDERLAEDLRLLYVALTRARHACWLGVADLKRGSNGASVLHRSALGYLLGGGQKLPESVALGQWLSSLAEDHAAVKVGPVPLPTTESFSAPRSEMSLSKPRVSRRSARENWWIASYSALRIGDTITDSGDQSPDSPQAQKLFDDERLDPDAPREVMASGGDIHRFPRGPNPGTFLHGLLEWAGEKGFAEAAADPLALEKVVAQRCNRRDWKGWINTLTDWLRHLLTLPLYVGPDVQPVALCQLDQPNQYRVEMEFWFACTKVDVAQMDALVRRHTHNGAPRAAAETASLNGMFKGFIDLTFEHEGRYFVADYKSNWLGVDDDAYTEQAMENSILDNRYDLQYVLYLLALHRQLKARLADYDYDLHMGGAVYMFVRGSHAASQGAWFTRPPRELIESLDLLFQGRSPAQADVLSGELA; translated from the coding sequence ATGAGTGATGCTCAACAGCCTCTCGCACTGCGCTTCCCGCTTAAGGGCAGCCAGCTGATCGAAGCCAGCGCCGGGACCGGCAAGACATTTACTATCTCGGCGCTCTACCTGCGCCTTGTGTTGGGCCACGGCAACGAGACCTCCGGATTCGGTCGTGAGCTATTACCTCCACAGATTCTGGTGGTGACGTTCACGGATGCAGCCACCAAGGAATTGCGCGACCGTATTCGCACGCGACTGGCGGAAGCAGCGCGGTACTTTCGTGGAGAAATCCAGGCACCTGACGCGCTGATCGTAGGTCTGCGCGACGAATTTTCCGCCGAGCAGTGGCCCGGCTGCGCCAGCCGTCTCGATATCGCGGCGCAGTGGATGGACGAAGCAGCCGTCTCGACGATTCACAGCTGGTGTCAGCGCATGCTGCGTGAACATGCCTTCGACAGCGGCAGTCTGTTCACCCAGAGTCTGGAAACCGACCACAGCGACCTGCTGGGCGAGGTGCTGCGCGATTACTGGCGCAAGTTCTGCTATCCCATGAGTGGTGACGCGCTGATGTGGGTGCGTGAGCACTGGGGTGGGCCGGCGGCGCTGCTGCCCAAAGTCCGCGCGTTGTTAGGCACTGAGCGCGGCGCTGTCACGCAAACGCCGACACAGATTATTGAGCAGTCGATCCAGGAGCGGCGTGAACTCCTAAGGCAGCTCAAGGCGCCATGGGCCAACTGGGCGGCTGAACTGCATGCCATCTGCATCGACGGCGTTGCGTGTAAGGTGGTCGATGGCCGCAAGATGCAGGAGCGCTATTTCCGGCCGTGGTTCGACAAGCTGATCGCCTGGGCCAATGACGATGAGCAGGAACAGCTCGACCTCGGCACCGGCTTCACCCGGCTGACGCCCGACGGCATTGCCGAAGCGTGGAAGAACAACCCGCCGTCTCATCCTGCGTTCGAGGCAATGGTTGAGCTCAAGGTGGCGCTGGACACATTGCCCACGCCCGATGCAGCCGTGCTTGAGCACGCTGCCCAGTGGGTCGGGGCACGTTTTGAAGAAGAGAAGCGCCGACGCGCCGAAATGGGTTTCGACGACATGCTGCTGCGCCTGGATGCTGCGTTGCGCGGCAGCGGCGGGGAGCGTTTGGCGACGCTGATTCGTGAACAATTCCCGGTCGCCCTGATTGACGAGTTCCAGGACACCGACCCTGTACAGTACCGAATCTTCGACAGCATTTACCGTCTTGAAGCCAACGACGAAAGCACAGGGCTGTTCCTAATCGGCGACCCGAAACAGGCGATCTACGCCTTTCGCGGCGCTGACATCTACACCTACCTGCGTGCCCGTCAGGCCACCACTGGCCGGCTGCATACGTTGGGCACCAACTTCCGTTCCAGCCACGCGATGGTCGATGCAGTCAACCATGTCTTCCAGCGCGCGGAGACCAGCGAGACAGGCCGTGGTGCGTTCTTGTTTCGCACCGCAGAAAGCAATCCCGTGCCGTTTCTGGCGGTAGCGTCTCAGGGGCGTAAAGAGCGGCTACAGGTGGACGGGGAGAAACTCGCTGCGCTCAACGTCTGGCAGCTGGAAACGGATCAACCGGTATCGGGGACGATCTATCGTCAGCAGTTGGCGGCAAGCTGTGCGAGCGAGATCGCCCGATTGCTCAATGCGGGGCAACAGGGGCAAGCAGGTTTCGTTAAAGATGGCGAGCCGTTGAAACAGTTGCAGCCCGCTGATATCGCGATTCTGGTGCGCGATGGCAAGGAAGCGCAGGCGGTCCGGGGCGAATTGTCGGCGCGCGGTGTACGCAGCGTGTACTTGTCCGACAAGGATTCTGTATTCGCGGCGCAGGAAGCCCATGACGTGCTCGCGTGGCTGAAGGCCTGCGCCGAACCTGATGCCGAGCGGACGCTGCGCGCCGCATTGGCTTGCATCACTTTGGCATTGCCACTGGCCGAGCTCGAGCTGCTGAATCAGGACGAACTGGCGTGGGAAAACCGCGTCATGCAGTTCCGCGATTACCGCCGTATCTGGCGAACTCAGGGCGTGCTACCGATGCTGCGCCGGCTGCTGCACGACTTCAAGCTGCCGCAAGCGCTTATTCAGCGCACCGATGGCGAGCGCGTACTGACCAACTTGTTGCACCTCAGTGAACTGATGCAGCAGGCCGCTGCCGAGCTGGACGGTGAGCAGGCGCTGATTCGTCATTTGAGCGAGCATCTGGCCCTGGCCGCTCAGGCGGGAGAGGAGCAGATATTGCGCCTCGAAAGCGATGAGCAATTGGTCAAGGTTGTGACCATTCATAAATCCAAAGGCCTGGAATACCCGCTGGTGTTTCTGCCCTTCATCTGTTCAAGCAAACCCGTGGATGGCAGCCGTTTACCGCTGCACTTTCACGACGCCGACGGCCATGCGCAAATCAGCCTCAAGCCCACAGCGGCGCTGGTTGAGCAGGCGGATGACGAGCGACTTGCTGAAGACTTGCGTCTGCTTTATGTGGCCCTCACTCGCGCGCGACACGCGTGCTGGCTGGGGGTGGCTGATCTCAAGCGTGGGAGCAATGGCGCGTCGGTGCTGCACCGCTCGGCTTTGGGTTATTTGCTGGGCGGCGGCCAGAAGCTGCCTGAGTCCGTGGCGTTGGGGCAATGGCTGAGCTCGTTGGCAGAAGACCACGCGGCGGTTAAGGTTGGGCCTGTGCCGTTGCCGACAACCGAATCTTTCAGCGCGCCGCGCAGTGAAATGTCGTTGAGCAAACCGCGCGTCTCGCGCCGCAGCGCTCGTGAGAATTGGTGGATCGCGTCCTACAGCGCCTTGCGCATTGGTGACACCATTACTGACAGCGGCGATCAGTCGCCCGACAGTCCACAAGCACAGAAGCTTTTCGACGACGAGCGTCTCGACCCGGACGCACCTCGAGAGGTAATGGCCAGCGGCGGCGATATCCACCGGTTTCCCCGAGGGCCCAACCCCGGGACGTTCTTGCACGGCTTGTTGGAGTGGGCTGGGGAAAAAGGGTTCGCCGAGGCAGCCGCCGACCCGCTAGCGCTTGAAAAAGTCGTCGCCCAACGCTGTAACCGACGTGACTGGAAAGGCTGGATCAACACCCTGACTGACTGGCTGCGGCATCTTCTGACGTTACCCCTCTATGTGGGCCCGGATGTTCAGCCCGTGGCGCTGTGTCAGCTGGATCAGCCGAACCAGTACCGCGTCGAGATGGAATTCTGGTTCGCTTGCACAAAAGTCGATGTGGCGCAGATGGATGCGCTGGTTCGCCGCCACACCCACAACGGTGCCCCAAGGGCGGCGGCAGAAACGGCCTCGTTGAATGGCATGTTCAAGGGCTTCATCGACCTCACGTTCGAGCACGAAGGCCGCTACTTCGTTGCGGACTACAAATCCAACTGGCTGGGCGTTGACGACGATGCCTATACCGAGCAGGCGATGGAAAACTCGATTCTGGACAACCGCTATGACCTGCAATACGTGCTGTATCTGCTCGCACTGCATCGTCAGCTCAAGGCGCGGCTGGCCGACTACGATTACGACCTTCACATGGGCGGAGCGGTGTACATGTTCGTGCGCGGCAGCCACGCTGCGAGTCAAGGCGCGTGGTTTACGCGTCCGCCCCGCGAGCTGATTGAAAGCCTGGATCTGCTGTTTCAGGGCCGTTCACCGGCGCAGGCAGATGTGCTGTCAGGAGAACTCGCATGA